The Anaerolineales bacterium genome includes a region encoding these proteins:
- a CDS encoding inorganic diphosphatase, whose product MTDQDEFLFDVRIDEPGRDCNLYEYDMELEAWRLNTVYRPERRAPVDRAVVLQTGTESLPAVEAWLVASHSPFPECVVKARPVGLLEIRSEGGKDSFVVAVPAADEALAGVDSPDSLPSALRREIDAFLRMEYPDGGAEWIWNGPDRAAAAIHEARQAARLDRARSRPAGGATANWKPLGALAAGARRRSDTEPHTDAEYAYLRLPRRFQHYVDEYLTRGERILFAVNRPAMKSAVRRGLSSPRLQEGILIITDQQLAMVTEILPPGESNIRYGYIVSSGVPERIGSIAVRSRNDHAFLEIVWNARGGSQQTAWEFPGEAAEELAEGAGVVRAWQPVAEDTRLRRAYGPEPAEMELTDPAANDPEEMKKVADRMERGLAERIRAGERVLARALLPGWANRHKTARVFSVTDRRVLVVPDPSGGFKRIDEFAVDSITSVEFSSSILSSWLAINFLNGGKTQRYEIDIPNTAASFQVCFTSLRQQMTAVPIVDVVPIE is encoded by the coding sequence ATGACGGATCAGGATGAGTTCCTCTTCGACGTCCGGATCGATGAACCGGGACGCGACTGCAATCTCTACGAATACGACATGGAGCTGGAGGCCTGGCGGCTGAATACCGTCTATCGGCCCGAACGGCGGGCGCCGGTCGACCGCGCGGTCGTCCTGCAGACCGGCACGGAATCGCTCCCCGCAGTTGAAGCGTGGCTCGTTGCCTCCCATTCGCCGTTCCCGGAATGCGTCGTAAAAGCGCGTCCGGTCGGCTTGTTGGAGATCCGCTCCGAAGGCGGAAAGGATTCCTTCGTCGTCGCCGTTCCTGCCGCGGACGAAGCCCTGGCCGGGGTGGATTCGCCGGACAGCCTGCCGTCCGCCCTCCGCCGGGAAATCGACGCTTTTCTAAGGATGGAATACCCGGACGGCGGCGCCGAGTGGATCTGGAACGGTCCCGATCGTGCGGCGGCCGCGATCCATGAAGCCCGGCAGGCCGCGCGCCTGGACCGGGCCCGCTCCCGACCGGCCGGCGGCGCAACCGCCAACTGGAAACCCCTGGGAGCGCTCGCGGCGGGCGCCCGACGCCGTTCCGACACCGAGCCGCATACCGACGCGGAGTACGCGTACCTTCGACTTCCCCGTCGCTTCCAGCATTACGTCGACGAATACCTCACCCGCGGCGAACGCATTCTCTTCGCCGTCAACCGCCCGGCGATGAAGAGCGCGGTCCGGCGCGGTCTTTCGTCCCCCCGGCTCCAGGAGGGAATCCTGATTATCACCGATCAGCAACTGGCTATGGTCACGGAAATTCTTCCGCCCGGTGAATCCAACATCCGCTACGGGTATATCGTATCCTCCGGCGTTCCCGAGCGGATCGGTTCAATCGCCGTCCGGAGCCGCAACGATCACGCTTTTCTCGAAATCGTCTGGAACGCCCGGGGAGGCAGCCAGCAGACCGCCTGGGAGTTCCCGGGAGAAGCCGCGGAGGAATTGGCGGAAGGCGCGGGGGTCGTCCGCGCCTGGCAGCCGGTGGCGGAGGACACGCGGCTGCGCCGCGCGTACGGCCCGGAACCGGCGGAAATGGAATTGACCGATCCCGCCGCCAATGACCCCGAGGAGATGAAGAAAGTTGCGGATCGTATGGAGCGGGGGTTGGCGGAACGGATTCGGGCCGGGGAGCGGGTTCTGGCGCGCGCACTGCTTCCCGGCTGGGCCAACCGGCATAAAACCGCGCGCGTTTTTTCTGTGACCGACCGCCGCGTCCTGGTCGTTCCGGACCCGTCAGGGGGTTTTAAACGGATTGACGAATTCGCCGTCGATTCCATCACCTCCGTCGAATTCTCCTCATCCATACTGAGTTCCTGGCTGGCGATCAACTTCCTCAACGGCGGTAAAACGCAGCGATACGAGATCGATATACCGAACACGGCTGCGAGTTTCCAGGTGTGTTTCACTTCCCTGCGGCAGCAAATGACCGCCGTCCCCATCGTCGATGTTGTCCCGATCGAGTGA
- a CDS encoding histidine phosphatase family protein, which produces MTRVLLIRHGQTEWNRVDRFRGRADVPLNKAGLHQAAATAERVSSEWKPAAVYSSPLSRSMGTAKAVADRCGLPVEICRGLGDIDYGRWQGLTVAEARSRWPADVDAWFAEPHRARIPGGESVAAVRARATQAVRRAACSHPDQTIVLVSHVVVIRTILLDALNATWDRFWKIGQENCAVNVLDVDDTDIRVDSLNDTCHLSGAG; this is translated from the coding sequence ATGACCCGCGTCCTGCTGATCCGCCACGGCCAGACCGAATGGAACCGCGTGGACCGCTTCCGCGGCCGGGCGGATGTGCCGTTGAACAAAGCCGGCCTGCACCAAGCCGCGGCGACGGCCGAACGCGTCTCTTCGGAGTGGAAACCGGCGGCCGTCTACTCGAGTCCGCTCTCGCGGTCGATGGGAACCGCCAAGGCGGTCGCCGATCGATGCGGTTTGCCCGTGGAGATATGCCGCGGACTCGGCGACATCGACTATGGCCGGTGGCAGGGATTGACGGTTGCGGAGGCCCGCTCGCGCTGGCCGGCGGACGTGGACGCCTGGTTCGCCGAACCGCACCGCGCGCGCATCCCCGGCGGCGAATCGGTTGCGGCGGTGCGCGCGCGGGCGACCCAGGCGGTGCGCCGGGCCGCCTGCTCCCATCCGGATCAAACGATCGTCCTTGTCAGCCATGTCGTCGTAATCCGGACGATCCTTTTGGACGCCCTCAACGCAACTTGGGACCGTTTCTGGAAAATCGGCCAGGAAAATTGCGCCGTCAATGTATTGGACGTCGACGACACGGACATCCGCGTCGATTCCTTGAACGACACCTGTCACCTGAGCGGCGCGGGGTAG
- a CDS encoding HEAT repeat domain-containing protein yields MQAARCPHCGGTADDENLPFADRLILSLRHPEPTRAGLAIDILAKNLRERRAVPPMIELLRTTGDFSVQRQAAEGLGILGDRKAVPALIDLLENPTASLTARREAALALGRLGGKAAAAALRRACSDKRESIAEAAEEAFRGPANNRKAPRRRKGNRGK; encoded by the coding sequence ATGCAAGCCGCGCGTTGCCCGCATTGCGGCGGGACGGCCGACGATGAAAACCTGCCTTTCGCGGACCGGCTGATCCTTTCGCTCCGTCACCCGGAGCCCACGCGCGCGGGCCTGGCGATCGACATCCTGGCGAAAAACCTGCGTGAGCGCAGGGCGGTGCCGCCGATGATCGAGCTCCTGCGTACGACCGGGGACTTCTCCGTTCAGCGCCAAGCCGCCGAGGGTTTGGGGATCCTGGGAGACCGCAAGGCCGTCCCGGCGCTGATCGATCTTCTGGAAAATCCAACGGCGTCTTTGACGGCTCGCCGCGAGGCCGCCTTAGCATTGGGAAGGCTCGGGGGAAAAGCGGCGGCCGCCGCATTGCGCCGGGCATGTTCCGACAAGCGCGAATCCATAGCCGAAGCGGCCGAAGAGGCTTTCCGCGGCCCGGCAAACAACCGGAAAGCGCCCCGCCGCCGAAAGGGAAATCGTGGAAAATAG
- the crcB gene encoding fluoride efflux transporter CrcB — translation MQNFLVIGVGAFLGANLRYRLSGWAAGKWGTSFPHGTLIINVSGSFLLGVFLALTTERILVDPRWRLFFAVGFLGAYTTFSTYTYESVQMILDGNWGLGLLNLLGSNALGILAAAAGIALGRRV, via the coding sequence TTGCAGAATTTTTTGGTTATCGGCGTGGGCGCCTTTCTCGGGGCGAACCTGCGCTACCGGTTGAGCGGCTGGGCCGCCGGGAAGTGGGGAACGTCGTTTCCCCACGGGACCTTGATCATCAATGTCAGCGGGAGCTTCCTGCTCGGCGTGTTCCTGGCATTGACCACCGAACGGATCCTCGTCGATCCGCGCTGGCGATTGTTCTTTGCGGTCGGATTCCTGGGCGCGTATACCACTTTCTCGACGTATACTTACGAAAGCGTGCAAATGATCCTCGACGGCAACTGGGGGCTCGGACTGCTGAACCTTTTGGGCAGCAACGCGCTGGGCATTCTCGCCGCGGCCGCCGGCATCGCGCTCGGCCGGCGGGTGTAA